The genomic segment ATATATATTCATTGCTTTCATTTATAGTTTGCCCCATATGAATTTCATATCCGGTTCCACTGATACCATCCCATGAAAACCTGGTAAGCGTTGTAACTTTTGGAGCTTTCAAGGTGGTTTCTGTCGGCAGAAGCAAAAGGCCTTTACTTGTACCCGGCATCCCTTCAAGGCCATAAGGATCATGTATAGCACGACCCAGCATTTGGTATCCGCCGCAAATCCCAAGCACGTGTCCGCCCATATCTGCATAAGCTAAAATTTTTTCCGACCAGCCTGTCTCTTCAAGCCATGTAAGATCATAGCGGGTATTTTTGGAACCTGGAATAATGACTGCTTTAAAATCAGACAAATCGCAAGCTGTTTGAATATAATCCAGCCTTATATTTTTTATACGTGAAAGAGGATCAAAATCAGTAAAATTGGAAATATGCGGAAGTCTGATTACTGCAACGGAAGGAAGGCCATTATTGTTAGAATTAACTTGTCTCGGACTCTCTATTACTACCGAATCTTCCGCATCTATCTTTATGTGGTTATACCAGGGAAGAACACCAAATATTTTTTTGCCCGTTTTATTTTCTATCCATTTCTTACCGTCTTCAAAAAGCCTTAAATCCCCCCTGAACCTGTTTATTATAAATCCTGCTATCTGCTTTCTTTGATCAGAATCAATACATTCAAGAGTTCCAACAAGCTGTGCAAATATTCCGCCCCTATGAATGTCTCCTACAAGTATAACCGGCGCTTTGGCATATTTGGCCATACGCAAATTTACAATATCATTAGGCATAAGATTTACTTCCGCACAGGAACCTGCACCTTCAATAACTATAAGCTCATAATTATCACGCAGACGATCAAGAGAATTACATGTTTTTTCAAACAGGCTCTCTTTTCTTGTATGGTATTCAAATGCAGTAGAGTTTTCAAGTGCTTTACCAAGAAGTACTATCTGTGAGCCGGTTTCTCCGGTTGGTTTTAAAAGAACCGGATTCATATCTACATGCGGCGGAATTTTTGAGGCTTCAGCCTGAACAATCTGGGCACGACCCATTTCAAGGCCATCCGGGGTAATTCCGGAATTATTCGACATGTTTTGCGCCTTAAAGGGCGCAACCTTAATACCCTTATTGGCAAATATACGGCAAAGAGCTGTTACAACAATGCTTTTACCAACATCGGAACCGGTACCTAAAACAGCTATACAACGGGCTCTCTTTTGTTTGGGGGAGGAATTATTTATGCTTTTATGATTCACATTTAACCAGCTTTTACTGTTTTACCATCCTTTCTTTTTGATATTCAAGGCAGGAATTAATAAATTCCTTGGCAGCCTCGGGAGTACCGCCTAAATGTAAATTAATGTAGCTTCCAATCGTATGGTTAATAAGAAAGCCCTCAGGTACATTTTTTTGTCCGAATAATCCCGATACACTGTAAATGTTTTCGATATTTACATCGATATCCGATAATTCCGAATAATGAAATTCATAACCTCTTACAGTCTGCCCACTTTTACCTACCACAGTGTCTCTCTTTAGTTTTATCTCTCTATAACCCACAGTCCTTAAATGGGATAACATCCGCGTACTGAAAGGAAAACAACCTGTCATAGGATAAATATTGCCATCGGCATTATAAAGTTCACGGCAAAGATACATAAAACCTCCGCATTCACCGTAAATAGGCATTCCTTCAAGGCTCCTTTCCCGTACTGCCCGTCTTAAGCCGGAATTATTTGAAAGTTGGGCAGCAAACAGCTCGGCATACCCGCCGCAAAAATAAATGCCATCTATGTTTTCAGGCAAACGGCCATCTTTTAGTGGTGAAAAATATACCAGCTCAGCGCCGGCGGCTTCCAAATTATCAAGATTATCTTTGTAGTAAAAACAAAAAGCATCATCTCTTGCCATGGCAATTCTTACAACAGGTTTTATTTTTTCAACATTTAACGGCATTTCATCGGACGTTGGGCTTCCCAATTTTTTATCAGGCAGGCTTTCCAGTAATTTATCAATATCGATATTTTTTTCTACTATATTGGCAAGCTTTTCAATATCTTTATCAGATAATCGATTGTCATGAAGTGTTGTTAAACCTAAATGCCGTTTAGGAATTGCAATTTCTCTGTCGTATAAAACACCCCCCAGACACGGCATTTTTACATTATCTTCCAAAGAGTCTTTCAAATATTGCAGTTGCTTATTACTCCCAACCTTATTGAAAATAACACCTGCAAAAGACAAACTATGATCAAAGTCTTCAAAACCTCGTATGAGCGCAGCAACGCTTCTTGCCATGTTTCCTGCATCAACAACAAGTATGACAGAAAGCTCCAGCCATTTTGCTATTTGAGCACTAGAACCTGACTCACTTTTTCCGTCATATCCATCAAAGAGGCCCATAAATCCTTCAACAACAGCAACATCCGCATTTTCGGAATATTTTCTAAAACACCCCAAATTATACGGTTTTGATAACATCCATCCGTCAAGATTCACACTGTTTTTGCCTGTAACTCTGACATGATGTCCCGGATCTACAAAATCAGGACCTACTTTAAAAGGGGCAACATCTATTCCCCGTTTTTTAAGTGCAGCCAAAAGCCCAAGAATAACGGTTGTCTTTCCAACTCCACCCTTTGTTCCGGATATAAGTAATCTCTTGATAGCAAACACCTCCTTAAAAAATAATCCAACTATGCGCCTAATTCTTTTTTAGACTTATATATTACACCCCTCCATAAAGTCCATTATATTTTAAACTTTAATCTTTAAAAATGCCTTTATTCCGGCATAAAAGCAGCTATATTTAACCATCGCATGATAAATAACGAATATAAATTATTGCTTTAATTATATCAAAATACCCCCTAACTCAAATTATTAGAATCGGGAATAAAATAATTTTTAAAACAACAACTCAGGTACGCTAACTATACGCTTAAGTTTTCAACAAGATTTAAAATTGATGACCTCGCAAGAAGTCTTTAAATCCCTGTTTTGTCATGCCGGACCCCATACGGCATCCATTAATTTCAATAGGTTCTGAATACCGGCTTTCGCCAGCATGAGGGTTTGGGAACTTTTTACGAATTAATCAAACATTGATATAACGTTTGATATTTAAAGATATGTTGATAATAAATCAATACATATTTAGCAAGAAATATAGAATATTGATTTTAAAAGCTTTTATTTGTTTACAAATCATTGTTTGAGAAAATCTGATTGAACCATTAAAAGGCCATAATAGTTAGAGCCACTTTCAAAACATTTCAGTTTGGTCAAGCTCAAGGCGGGCGAAAATTTCAACCACAGGAATACATTGAGTATTTCGAGGATAGCGCTAAAGGTTAGCGCTTATGCTTCACTACGTGTCACTTCGTGCGAAATTTTCTCCCAACTCAGAGATCGGCCAAAATGGGGCGTTTTAAAACTGGCTCGTTAGGTTAATTTTATAAGGCTCTGTCTTCTATCCCCATATCTTTCAATAGGTTCATTCTCACGGTTAACTTATCTGCCTTCCCGCTGGGAAGTAGAGGTAACGGCAATGACTGAATTTTGATAATGTCAGGTTTCTTATAATTTGCAAGGTTTTCACTAAATCTTGAGCGGACGTCTTCTTCACTCAGAAATATCCCATCTTTTACAACAATATTGAGAAACGTTTTTTCACCCAGTACATTATCCGGATAACTGACCAAAACTGCTGTATTTACTTCAGGCATATTCATGACAAAAGCCTCGATTTCACCCGGATAGATATTAAAGCCCCCTCTCATGATTATCTCTTTTTTACGGCTAACCAATTGAATGTTTCCCAGTTCATCAATAAACCTGGCCATATCACCGGAATGCCAAAAGCCTTGACCATCTTTTTCTTTTTTTGTCAAATCCGGTTTGTTCCAGTAAAATTTAAAAACAGATGGCCCCTTAAACCATAATTCACCAACCTCCCCTCTTGGCAATTCATCCCCTTTCTCATCACAAATTATTAATTCAACATTTGAAAGCGTTTTGCCAATAGTATTATAAGCAATTTCTTCAGGATCATCTCTGCGGGTCATTAGAA from the Pseudomonadota bacterium genome contains:
- a CDS encoding cobyrinate a,c-diamide synthase; its protein translation is MKRLLISGTKGGVGKTTVILGLLAALKKRGIDVAPFKVGPDFVDPGHHVRVTGKNSVNLDGWMLSKPYNLGCFRKYSENADVAVVEGFMGLFDGYDGKSESGSSAQIAKWLELSVILVVDAGNMARSVAALIRGFEDFDHSLSFAGVIFNKVGSNKQLQYLKDSLEDNVKMPCLGGVLYDREIAIPKRHLGLTTLHDNRLSDKDIEKLANIVEKNIDIDKLLESLPDKKLGSPTSDEMPLNVEKIKPVVRIAMARDDAFCFYYKDNLDNLEAAGAELVYFSPLKDGRLPENIDGIYFCGGYAELFAAQLSNNSGLRRAVRERSLEGMPIYGECGGFMYLCRELYNADGNIYPMTGCFPFSTRMLSHLRTVGYREIKLKRDTVVGKSGQTVRGYEFHYSELSDIDVNIENIYSVSGLFGQKNVPEGFLINHTIGSYINLHLGGTPEAAKEFINSCLEYQKERMVKQ
- a CDS encoding cobyric acid synthase — encoded protein: MNNSSPKQKRARCIAVLGTGSDVGKSIVVTALCRIFANKGIKVAPFKAQNMSNNSGITPDGLEMGRAQIVQAEASKIPPHVDMNPVLLKPTGETGSQIVLLGKALENSTAFEYHTRKESLFEKTCNSLDRLRDNYELIVIEGAGSCAEVNLMPNDIVNLRMAKYAKAPVILVGDIHRGGIFAQLVGTLECIDSDQRKQIAGFIINRFRGDLRLFEDGKKWIENKTGKKIFGVLPWYNHIKIDAEDSVVIESPRQVNSNNNGLPSVAVIRLPHISNFTDFDPLSRIKNIRLDYIQTACDLSDFKAVIIPGSKNTRYDLTWLEETGWSEKILAYADMGGHVLGICGGYQMLGRAIHDPYGLEGMPGTSKGLLLLPTETTLKAPKVTTLTRFSWDGISGTGYEIHMGQTINESNEYIFEVTDRNNITCRDFDGCISSNKKIMGTYMHGVFDTPLIVKKWLETIGIDQPAISNLTGFAERDKEYDLLADHFEKHIDVDAVFKIAEGEYL